The following DNA comes from Archaeoglobaceae archaeon.
CACAACTATCTGGGGGGCTTTGGCGTTAAAGGCTGTTGGAGAAGACATCTCGAGATCCGTAGAATGGTTGAAGTCGGCTCAAAATCCAGATGGTGGATTTCCGTGGATCGCTGGAGAACTGAGCGACTGCGATGACACTTCAGCAGCTATACAGGTTTTGATGCTTGCAAAGGATTATAGAGCGGTTAGCAAAGCCATCGAATATCTGAAAACCTGTCAGAACCCAGACGGCGGAATGAGATACTTTGGAGAGTCCGCAAGCAACTCTGCAAGCGATTCATGGGCTATTCAGGCTCTTGTTTCCGCTGGAGAGAATCCGATGGAGTTCAAAAGGAATTCGATAAGCGTTGTTGATCATCTGCTCAGCCTTCAAACCGCAGAAGGTTATTTCAAATACACAAGCTACGAAACTTCGAACCCGGGCTATATGACAACTTCAGCAATCATGGCATTACTTGGCAAATACCATCCGATAAAAATTCTGCCAGTTTACAGCACAAATGTTATCGCTGTTGGCAATGAGACGAAAATATGTTTGCCAATGGATCTTTTCCTTCAAATTTACGTGGATGAGATAACAATCTATACCGCAGAAGGCAAAAACTTAACTGTAAAGATAGAAAAGCTCAGAGAAATCCCAGAGACCTTGAAGCTCGAGAATGCGATAGCATACTTCTCAATAAACGTAGAGCCAAAGAACTTAAGTGGATACATAACATTCTTTGTCCCTAAAGACGCTAAAGAGAATTTTGTATTGGCAAAGTTTGAAGCTGGAGAATGGAGAAAGCTGAAAACCGAACTTTTGGGCTCCGATGAAAATTACAGATATTATAGAGCATTTACCCATGGCTTCAGCTACTTTGCAATTGTCAAGGAATTCGAAGAAAAGCTTCCAGAAATTGAAAAAACAACACCAAAAGTTGAAACAACAATCACAACCCCCACGGTTGCAGAGAAGCCAAAGTCCACTCCGGGCTTTGAGCTGACTTTCGCAATCCTCGCGATTGCCTTGGTTTTCTTAAGGCTGAGAAAATGAAAAAAATATTTGCTTTCATTCTTTTAATTTGCTTAACGGCAATCTTCTGCGTTCAAACTGAACACTCAACAATTCCCAAAACTGAAGAAAAATTCGAATCTGGGTTTGCTTTCAATTTATCTATTGACGATACTGGTTATTCGATAACCGCAGGGAATCCGCAGAGAATTGTCTCGCTTTCTCCAAGCAACACCGAGATACTTTTTGCCATAGGAGCTGGGGATAGAGTGGTTGGAGTCACAGACTACTGCAATTATCCGCCTGAAGTTGCTGAATTGGTTGCAAAAGGCAAAATTCAGAGAATTGGCGGATATTCAACTGTAAACGTGGAGAGAATTATTTCCTTAAAGCCAGATCTCGTCATAGCTTCCTATGGCAATGGATTGGCGACAATAGAAGTGCTTCGAAAATACACAAAAGTAATCGCATTCGATCCGAAGGACATAAGGGGAATTGAAAGATCTATTCTCGCAATTGGCGTTGCCACGGGAAATTACGAAAATGCGGAAAAGATTGTTTCAGAGATGGAAAAGAGAATCTCAGAGATAAAAGCAAGGGAGAAAAGCTACAAAAGGGTTGCACATATTGTCTGGAACGATCCGATATGGGTAAGCGGAAAGGAGACTTTCATCGACGAAGCAATTACGATCGCAGGCGGTATCAACGTTTTTAACTTCTCAGGCTGGAGAATCGTGAGCGTTGAGGACTTGATCAGAGCGAATCCTGAAGTCATAATAGTCAGCAGTGGTAGCGGGATGAGTGGTGGAAGAGATGTCGTTTACGAGTGGGTGATGAGTGACAAGAGATTAAAAAACGTTGAAGCTGTTAAAAATGGAAAAGTGTTTGTTATCGACGCAGACATAATTTCCCGCCCCGGTCCAAGAATTGTTGATGCTTTAGAACAGATTTACCAGCTCCTCAATTCCTGAATTCCTTTCAAGTAGGAAAAAGGTTATATAGCGGGAAAATTCTCGTTACTCATGAGCAGATACGTTCTGGACGAAGAATACCTGCCGAAGAAATGGTATAACGTGATCCCAGATTTGCCTGAAAAGATCCCACCACCACTAAATCCCGCAACGAGAGAGCCAATAAAACCCCATGAGCTTGAACCTGTTTTTCCAAAGGCATTGATCAAGCAGGAAATGAGCGAAGATAGATGGGTCAGAATTCCAGAAGAAGTTTTAGACATTTATAGGATCTATCGCCCTACTCCCCTTATAAGGGCGGAGAGACTTGAAAAGGCTTTGAAAACACCCGCAAAGATCTTCTATAAGTATGAGGGTGTAAGTCCTCCGGGAAGCCATAAGCCAAACACAGCAATTGCTCAGGCTTACTACAACATGAAGGAGGGCATAGAAATGCTCACAACAGAAACTGGAGCGGGACAATGGGGTTCCGCTTTGGCATTTGCAACAAATCTATTTGGCTTGAAGTGCAGGGTTTACATGGTTAAAGCAAGCTACGAGCAAAAGCCATACAGAAGAATTCTGATGGAAACATGGAAGGCTGAAGTAATACCATCGCCAAGCAGGCTTACTGAAAGCGGAAAAAAGATCCTTGAAAAAGATCCGAACTGCCCAGGAAGCCTTGGAATTGCGATAAGCGAGGCGGTTGAGACGGCTGTAAAAAGTAATAACGCAAAATACAGCCTTGGAAGTGTTTTGAACCATGTTTTGCTTCACCAGACGATAATTGGACTTGAGGTTAAAAAACAGCTTGAGTTGCTCGATCTAAAGCCAGATTACATGATCGGTTGTGTGGGTGGGGGAAGCAACTACGCTGGTTTCTGCTATCCTTTCGTAAAAGACGCTTTAAAGGAGAACATCGAACTGATCGCAGTAGAACCAAGAGCGTGCCCATCGCTAACTAAAGGAGAATACAGATACGACTTTGGCGACACTGCTGGCTTGACACCGCTTTTGATGATGTATACTCTCGGACATGACTTCATTCCTCCACCAATACATGCGGGTGGGCTTCGCTATCATGGCATGGCTCCGTCGCTTTGTGTTCTCGTCAAAAATGGGATAATTAAGCCAGTTGCAGTCGGACAGCTCGAAGTATTTGACGCGGGCGTGCTCTTCGCAAGGGTCGAAGGGCTCATTCCCGCTCCAGAGAGTGCCCATGCGGTAAAAGTAGCCATAGACAAGGCTATTGAGGCAAAGAAGACTGGAGAAGAAAAAGTGATCGTCTTTAACCTAAGTGGTCATGGATATTTCGATCTGAAGGCTTACGAGGAATACTTGAGGGGAACTCTCCCAGATACCTGATGCGAGGAGAGTTCGCAATTCTTTTTTCAGCCATCTTAATGGGCACAATATCGATTTTTGTTCGCAACACGGGTAGCGATCCAATTTTTGTAGCATTTATTCGCCTTTCATTTGCCACAATCTTTCTTTTACCGTTTATACTGACCGCAAAAGAGGGTTTAAGAGTAACAAAACTTCACTTAGCTTTGGCGGTTTTTAATCTACTCACGATAGTGTCTTACATCAACGCAATTCAGCAGATCGAGGCAGGAACAGCGGCGTTGCTTCTCTACACCGCACCAATCTATGTTCTAATATTTGCTATCCTCCGGGGAGAGAAAATAGAGAAAAAGACCCTGATTTCACTTCCCTTAGGTTTGTTCGGGCTATACCTGATGCTTTCTCCCTATGCAGAACTCAATTTCGGTTTGATCTCAGGCATAGTTTCCGGAATGAGCTATGCAGTCGTTTTTGCTCTGACAAAAAAGGCTAAAGATTTCTCATCTTTCCAAATAACATTCTTTAATGTATTTTTTGGATCAATAATGCTTTTACCATACTCCCTGCTTAATTTCCACGAATTTCCAGTTCTCTGGGCTATCGGACTCGGTTTAGTGCCAACAGCCATTCCGTTTACACTTTTCATATATGGTGTTAAACGTGTGAAACTGCAGAAAGCTCCGATAATCGCCTTGATCGAACCAGTATTTGCTATTCTGGTTGGATTTCTCTATTTTGGAGAAATTCTCGACACTCTTCAGATACTCGGTGGTATTCTGGTTATAACCGCAACCTCGATCGTTCTTACGCATAGAGCTACTTCCTGAGCTTTCTGAATAGCTTCTCGTTGTTTTTCAAAACGCTCTCCAAATCCCTAACCCCAGCTCCGGCAAGAATTTTCTTAGCCATCGAGTCATTAATTATATCTGTTGGCGAGTGCATGTCTGTGTTTATTACAAGATCGCACGAGAACTTCTCCGCAATCCTTGCCACATGCCCATTCGTAAGGCTATGCCCCCTTCTTGCAGAAATTTCGAGATACACTCCGTTTTCCTTTGCCTTTTCCGCATCGCCATCACTGATCAGCCCTGGATGAGCCAATATGTTTATTTCCTCATTTAAGGCACTTGAATTTGTTCCTTCAGCAACAGGCTCTGCAATCGTTTCCCCATGGACAACAACAATCTCTGCACCTTCTTTCCAAGCAAGTTCAACCGCTCTGCCGATCAGCTCAGGGGGAACATGTGTGATCTCCACGCCAACAAGAAAATCGATCTCGTAATCAAGATCTTTCAACTTTAAAAGGTTTGAAAGCACGAATGAGATATTCGAGAAGTCCGCATGATCCGTGATTGCAAAACCTTCGTTTCCAACTGACGCAATTCTTCTGATCATCTCACTCGGAATCAGATCGCCATCGCTGAACACTGAATGAGTGTGCAGATCGAACATATGAAAACTTTGATATACTAAAGGTAATAAAGTTTTGGTATGGGTGGAATAAGAAGGCTCGTTCTTGATGTCTTGAAGTCCCATGAGCCGTCAAATGTGTTTTTCGCGATAAAGCTGAGCCAAGTAAAGAACGTTGAAGGAGTAAACATAACCCTCTCAGAGATCGACCAGGAGACTGAATCCGTAAAAATCACGATCGTTGGCACAAGCATCGACTACGAAGAGATCAGAAAAGTCATAGAAGATCTCGGAGGGGTTGTGCACAGCATAGACGAGGTCGTGGCAGGAAAGACAATTGTAGAATCCGTCAAGACCGAACAGGACTAAAGATTTTTGAAAAAACCAATCCAATCTCAAAAAGAAGGATCATGGGCAATGCGAGCATCGTTTGTGTGAATATATCAACTGTAGGTGTCGCTATAGCAGCAAGAGCGAAAAATAGGACATAACTGTGCCTGCGATATTGTCTGATGCTTTCGTATTGAAGTATACCATTTCTGACAAGAAAGACCATTATAACCGGTATCTGGAAAAAGAATCCAAAGATGAATGTCAGGAAGAGAACAAAGTTAACGAATTCTGCAAGACTGTAGAGCGGAATCACCCCCTGTGAAACGGTAATGTTGTGCAGAAACTGAATAACAAACCTTATTATGAAAAAGCCGTAGAGTGTTCCAAGAATAAAAAGAACGAGTGAAAAAATCCCATAATAAAGAGTCGAAGTCCTAAGTAATCCTCTAAATTTTAGAGCTTTGCTCGTCAGAAAGAGCAGGTAAGGAATCGCCGAAGCTATGCCCATTGCTATTGAGATCTTTACACTAAGAATCAGAACTTCTGTGGGTGTTAGCACCACGGGTCCAACAAAAGGCGAAACAACCCTGGATATTTTCTTTAGCTCTTCTAATGCAGAGCTCGTGTTTGTCTCATTCTTCAGCACTTCTGCAGATTTTTGCAGTTCTTCTGAAATTCTTTGAATCTCTTCAACACTTAATACGGGCTTTGGATACGTCTCTTCTATGACAAACTGAATTATCATCGGTGTGAAGGGAAAAGAAATTACCACAACTAAAGTCACCAGCGCAAAAATTTTGATCAGATTCCTTCTTATTTCTACCAGTATTCTTGCCCAATTTTCAGCTTCCAATTCAACACCTCAAAGACAATAGGTTTCGTAAACGTATTCCTGAATGCCTTTAAGCGAATTTGCGATGAAGAAGTCTTCCCTCTTTTTTATATCATCATCGAGGAGCTTGTAATTTGAAAACTTAACATCCTTTTCAAGCAATTCCTCTTTTGCAATTCTACTCAGTTCCTTCTCATCCCTTATATCCCTTCTGCATGCGATATCGTAAACAGTCGATACCCAGAACCTGAGCTGTTTCATTGCTCTTTCAGCAATTTCAACACTGTCCCTCTTGAACCCAAAATGAGCAAAGCAAACTCTCTTGCTACCCATTTTCAGAATCTTTTCAAGGGAATTCATGGCTGGTTCGTAGTAAAACTTGGGTGGTGTAGCGGGGCGGAGATAATAGTCATTCTTGAGTGGAATGTGCACTCCCACACATTCACCTATGAATAAAAATTCCCCAAAAAGATAGCTCTGATGATGCGATGCGTGCCCGGGGGTTTCAATGATCTCTATTTCTTTTCCAGCAAATTCTATTTTGCCTCTATAAATATTAGACTCGTCAATTCCAGCTGGCTCCCCATACACTCTCGCAATTTCTCCGATTGTATCTAGAGATGCCTTCCATAGCTTTTCAGGATTTACAAGATGTTTTATAGCACTTTTATGGGCAACAACCTTCGCCTCAGGAAACTTCTGGAGAAATTCGGCAATTCCCCCGGAGTGATCCAGATGAATGTGAGTTAGTAGCACAAATTCAACCTTCTTTATTCCGAGATAATTTAAGGCTTCGAGAAGTTTTGGAATCGTAGCCTTTGGACCAACATCTACAACTGTCGCTGTTGACCCATTTTTGATTACCCAACAGCTTATGAACTTCCTGAATCCTTCCAGATTTTGGGGGAGATCGACAAGGTAAAGGTTCTCAGCGGCTTCGATTATATTCATAGCACTAAGGTTGAGCAAAAGTTAAAATCTTTTTTGGCATAATAAAAAAGACATGGAGTTTAATCCATTCCAGCGAAAGTTTCGAAAAGGTGCCAAGAAAGTCGCATTAGTTTACCCGAACCGCTACGTTGGCGGAGTTGCAAACATAGGGTTACAGCAGATCTACGCTGAAATAAATGAGTTTGCGATCTGTGAAAGATTTTATACAGATGTTTTTGGAGGATTAAGAAGTATCGAAACTCAAACTCCTCTTTCAGAGTTTGATTTTGCTCTTTTCAGCTTACAATATGAGATAGATTACTTCAAAGCAGTCGAAATTCTTAAAGAAAGTGGCTTTAAGGGAATTAAGATTGCCGGCGGTCCATGCGTCATGGAGAATCCAGAGCCGATAAAGAAATTTTTCGACGCTTTTTTTATCGGAGAAGTCGAAGGAAAGCTGGAAGAGATTCTAAGCGTAAAAAGTCCCGAAGAACTTTTCGGTATTGAAGGAATTTACACCGGAAAAGAAGATAAAGTTAAAAGAGTGTATTCAAAGATTGAAAGACATCTTGAAAGTGAAATAATAGCCGAAGGAGCTTATGGGAGATGTTTTCTAATCGAAATTGGCAGAGGATGCATTAGAAAATGCAGTTTCTGCCTCGTTCGTCAGATCTATGCTCCACCAAGATGGAGAAGGCTTGAAGACCTACCTGAAGTTAAAGATGTAAAAAAAGTGGCTTTAATAGCTCCTTCACCCACAGATCATCCCAAATTCAAGGACATCCTGCAGAAATTTGTTGAAAATGGTTTTGATGTCTCCCCAAGCTCTTTAAGAGCTGACAGCTTGGACGAGGAAACAGTAGAACTGCTAAGAATGGGCAATGTTAAGACCATAACACTCGCTCCAGAAACCGCCTCACAAAAGCTTGGAGAGTTTCTTAGAAAAGAAATAAGCTTTGAAGACGTTAAGAGGGCAGTTGAGATCTCTTCAGGAAAATTTGAAAAGCTAAAACTATACTATATGATTGGAATTCCCGGCGAAAGCTTTGAAGACGTTCGTAAAATTGTTGAACAGGCAAATGAGCTTAAGAAATTCATTCCAAATGTAGAAATTTCGGTTAATCCTCTTGTTCCGAAACCGCACACACCATTGCAGTGGCTGAAATTTGGTGGAGAAGGCGGAGTAGAGGAGTTGAAGAAGAAAATAGAACTTCTGGATAAAGAATGCAAAAAGAGTGGAATAGAATTTTCCAAGCCAAGATTAAAAGAATTCGTTCTTCAGACTATTCTTTCTCGAGGAGACGAGAGAGTTTCGGAAATTCTTGAAGGGAAGAGTTATCGTATCTATCTTCAATTTCTAAATGCAATAAACGTTGACGCGAAACTTCCATGGGATTTCATCGATCATGGTTATAAAAAATCAAAGCTCGCGGAAGAATTCGAGAAACTAAAAAAAGTTATTTCTAACGCTTGAGGACTTCGAAGTGCACGATTGTGACAAAATCCGAATCATTTATCTCTCCATATATTCGTTTAAGGGTGTTTATTAGCTCCTCTTTGTTTTCAAAGCCATCTACCTTTGCATCTTCATCATTTAGCTCGGAAGTTCTCTTTACTACAACTTTCTTTACCTTCGCAAGTGCCACAGGTTCATTGTTAACAGTCAGCTCGACTATTTTTCCAACTGGATAACTCCTTATACCCTTTCTTATCGTAGTCCTCTTGGTCCCATTCAAAATAAGAGGAATAAATTCAGAATCGAAGTTTATCTTCTCCATCACTCGAGAACCACAACAGCTTCCGGAGTCTTTAGCCTCAAGTCAAGGGCCTCCATTGCCAAGAATGCAATACTGTCCTGCTCAGGACCAAGCTCTTTTAGCTCGAGCTCATGGCCGATTACAACGTCAAGAACACTCGGTGAGTTTGCAAAAACTATTACTCTATCTTCCACCACTGGAGTCACGATTATGCCTCCGCTAAAGATTTCCCTCAAGACTTCAATGAGCATTTTTCCCCCTTTCTCGTGGACTTTTAGCAATTTCGAAAATCTTTCAGGGCTCAAAATCATTGCATATGGTCCTGCTGAAAACTTTGCTACTTCTCTCATAGCTTTCATTAGCTCGTCCAGGCAATCCTCACTCGTATCCCACTTTCCAAGTTTCATCTTTTTTCCAGCCATGAAACCACAAATTATCTGTTTCTCCTCTGCCATAACAAGCATTTCTCCAGCTTTTACTGCAATTGCAGGATCATAACTACCATCGCTGAGCTCTCGAATACCTACAAGGAGTCTTTGAGTGAGCAAAGGAATTGACCTGTATTCCCGCTTTACAACCTTTACATCTCCTTCAGCAGAAATCAGATCAACTCTGTAAGATTGTGCAGAAACTTTTGTTTTTGGTAATAGATTTACCAACCTTCTTGTCCTAGTAACACCTTCCATAAAGGCATTGCTAAGCGTTGCAAAGTAACCTCCTCCACCATCCAAAGCAGTCTTAATTCCTGTCTTATCCTCTACTTCTTTAAACCCATCCTTTAACTCAGATATCTGTTCAGAATCGAGACTGAGAAGCAATGCAGTGAATTCACCAACATGGGCTTTTTCCTCTCTTGCCACATCGAGAAATATCTTTTTACAGTTCTCGTCCATACTAAATTTCGCCATCTGTTCGTAAAGGTTTATCGCATCCAGTTCAGCAGATATTGCAAGTCTTAAGGCCTCCATCAGCTCTTCCTTTGTGTATGGCTTCTCTCTAACAATCAGAGTCGGATTTATGCCTAGCATAGTGCTGACTTGAACTTCAAAAAATAAAAAGTTTTTGGAAATAATAACCTAATTTCATAATATACTCAAAATAGTAGAGAAAAATTTAAGTTGGGACTGCAAACAAATTTTACATGGAAAAAATTGATAAAATTTTAAGCGATGCTGAGAGGCTTGACTTGGTGTCGCCAGGAAGATTATTTGCCTACGTTTACGAAACCGGTGATGAAGAACTTGACAAGGTTGCCAAGATTGCTCTTGAAAAGTTTTACAACAAAAACATGCTTGACTTTACAGTATACAAGAGTGCAATATTTTTTGAAAGAGCTGTAGTTGAATTTTGCAAGAATCTACTGCATGGAAAGAATGCTTTTGGAACTTTTACATTCGGCGGAACAGAGAGCATAATTCTTGCGGTTCTTTCTGCGAGAAACAATTTCTGGAAAAGAATGGGAAAAAATAAAATCCCGCAACTCGTCGTTCCTTTTACAATTCATTCATCGTTTTTCAAAGCGGCGCACTATCTTGGGCTCAAAGTCAAAGTATTCGATGTCGATGAAAATCTAAAGGCAGACGCTGAAAGTCTAAAGTCTATAATAGGAAGTGAAACCGCTCTTATTGCTATTTCCGCTCCAAACTGGCCTTTTGGAACTATTGATCCCGTTAAAGAAATCGCTGAAATAGCTCAGGATAAAGGGATTCTTTTACATGTTGATGCTTGCCTTGGAGGGTTCATACTTCCCTTCTTCGAAAAGCTCGGTGAAAAAGTCGAGCCCTTCGACTTTAGAGTTGAAGGTGTTACTTCGATCTCAGCGGACGTTCATAAATACGGCTACGCTCCAAAAGGTGCTTCAGTTGTGCTTTTCAACTCAGATGAGCTCAAAAAGGATTCGATATTTGTTAACACCTCTAATCCAGGCTATATTTTTATAAATACCGGGGTTCTTTCGTCCCGCTCTCTTGGCCCCTTAGCTTCTGCCTTTGCTGTTATAAACTATCTGGGCGAAAAAGGCTACATTAAACTTGCAAAAGATGTATTGATTGCAAGAGATAAAATATATATGGGAATGAAATCGCTTGGCTTCAAAAGTGTTGCTCCAATTGAATCTTCGATTCTTAGCCTATATTGCAACGAGATAGACATGATTTCATTTGTGAGCACCATGAGAGATATGGGGTGGCATTTCCATCTGCAAAGAGGTTTTGAAAAATACAATATTCCGACGAATATACATCTAACAATCTCGCCTATACACAGAAAAACTGCTGAAGAATTCCTTCATGACGCAAAGAAGGCATTGGAAACAAAGAAGGAAATTAAAATAAATGAAATTCAAATTGAAAAAGTGCTCGAAGAATTTAAGAGTGGAAAAATAGACTCGAGCATCGCGCCTCTGCTCGTCGGACTCTTCGAACCTGAAGCAGTAGATGAAATTGTTAAAAATTTAGTTATAGGGCTCTATGGGTGAGTTTTATGAAAAATCTCCTCATTTTAGGATTCATTTTGATAACCTTCGCATCACAATCTATATGGGTGACTTTTTCTCCTGTAGTGACAAACGTGGCGGAAGATTTGAAAGTCTCCAAGGAACTTGTGGGGTATCTTGCTGTCCTTTATCCCGTATTTTTCCTAATTTTAACGATCCCATGTGGCATCCTGCTTGACAAAAACTTCCGTTTCTGGCTAACTTTTGGTGCATTCATGACGTTTCTTGGTGGATTTGGCAGAATTTTCATCCCATATTCATACTTATGGCTATTTATTTGCCAGCTTTTTTCAGCAATCGGCCAGCCTTTTCTGCTAAATGGGTTTGTTCCCTTTGCCTCAAGACTATACGAAGAGAAAAGAGCTCTCGTTGTTTCAATACTCAGTCTTTCAATGTATCTTGGAACGATTTTTGCCCTCGCAACAGGATATGCTCTGTATACTGATGGCGGAATACAAATGCTGATTTTGCCCAGCGCCGTAATTTCGCTTTTGGGTATAACAATATTCGCTTTCGGAATTTCAAAGTTTGTAAACACTAAAAAACAGGCTGTTTTCAAATTTGAGCCCAGAGAAGTTATAACAAAGAAAGATTTGTGGACTATCGGCTGTATACTTGGATTGGGGGTTGCTGCCTTTGATAACTTGGCCACTTGGCTTCAACCGGCGCTTGAAACCGTAAAACTTGGAGAAATTGCCGGGGATGCTGTAGCGTTGGCCATATTCTTTGGTCTAATCGGTATAACGTTTATTCCGAGCCTTGTTTCCAAAGCAAATCTTAGAACGTTCTACATCAGAACAATAATTCCGCTTATAGCGATTTTCTTCCTAATTCTTTCAAATTATCATGAAAAGATGGCAGTCTA
Coding sequences within:
- a CDS encoding EamA family transporter; its protein translation is MRGEFAILFSAILMGTISIFVRNTGSDPIFVAFIRLSFATIFLLPFILTAKEGLRVTKLHLALAVFNLLTIVSYINAIQQIEAGTAALLLYTAPIYVLIFAILRGEKIEKKTLISLPLGLFGLYLMLSPYAELNFGLISGIVSGMSYAVVFALTKKAKDFSSFQITFFNVFFGSIMLLPYSLLNFHEFPVLWAIGLGLVPTAIPFTLFIYGVKRVKLQKAPIIALIEPVFAILVGFLYFGEILDTLQILGGILVITATSIVLTHRATS
- a CDS encoding TrpB-like pyridoxal phosphate-dependent enzyme, whose protein sequence is MSRYVLDEEYLPKKWYNVIPDLPEKIPPPLNPATREPIKPHELEPVFPKALIKQEMSEDRWVRIPEEVLDIYRIYRPTPLIRAERLEKALKTPAKIFYKYEGVSPPGSHKPNTAIAQAYYNMKEGIEMLTTETGAGQWGSALAFATNLFGLKCRVYMVKASYEQKPYRRILMETWKAEVIPSPSRLTESGKKILEKDPNCPGSLGIAISEAVETAVKSNNAKYSLGSVLNHVLLHQTIIGLEVKKQLELLDLKPDYMIGCVGGGSNYAGFCYPFVKDALKENIELIAVEPRACPSLTKGEYRYDFGDTAGLTPLLMMYTLGHDFIPPPIHAGGLRYHGMAPSLCVLVKNGIIKPVAVGQLEVFDAGVLFARVEGLIPAPESAHAVKVAIDKAIEAKKTGEEKVIVFNLSGHGYFDLKAYEEYLRGTLPDT
- a CDS encoding ASCH domain-containing protein; translation: MEKINFDSEFIPLILNGTKRTTIRKGIRSYPVGKIVELTVNNEPVALAKVKKVVVKRTSELNDEDAKVDGFENKEELINTLKRIYGEINDSDFVTIVHFEVLKR
- a CDS encoding DUF211 domain-containing protein; the encoded protein is MGGIRRLVLDVLKSHEPSNVFFAIKLSQVKNVEGVNITLSEIDQETESVKITIVGTSIDYEEIRKVIEDLGGVVHSIDEVVAGKTIVESVKTEQD
- a CDS encoding MBL fold metallo-hydrolase, which codes for MNIIEAAENLYLVDLPQNLEGFRKFISCWVIKNGSTATVVDVGPKATIPKLLEALNYLGIKKVEFVLLTHIHLDHSGGIAEFLQKFPEAKVVAHKSAIKHLVNPEKLWKASLDTIGEIARVYGEPAGIDESNIYRGKIEFAGKEIEIIETPGHASHHQSYLFGEFLFIGECVGVHIPLKNDYYLRPATPPKFYYEPAMNSLEKILKMGSKRVCFAHFGFKRDSVEIAERAMKQLRFWVSTVYDIACRRDIRDEKELSRIAKEELLEKDVKFSNYKLLDDDIKKREDFFIANSLKGIQEYVYETYCL
- a CDS encoding radical SAM protein; its protein translation is MEFNPFQRKFRKGAKKVALVYPNRYVGGVANIGLQQIYAEINEFAICERFYTDVFGGLRSIETQTPLSEFDFALFSLQYEIDYFKAVEILKESGFKGIKIAGGPCVMENPEPIKKFFDAFFIGEVEGKLEEILSVKSPEELFGIEGIYTGKEDKVKRVYSKIERHLESEIIAEGAYGRCFLIEIGRGCIRKCSFCLVRQIYAPPRWRRLEDLPEVKDVKKVALIAPSPTDHPKFKDILQKFVENGFDVSPSSLRADSLDEETVELLRMGNVKTITLAPETASQKLGEFLRKEISFEDVKRAVEISSGKFEKLKLYYMIGIPGESFEDVRKIVEQANELKKFIPNVEISVNPLVPKPHTPLQWLKFGGEGGVEELKKKIELLDKECKKSGIEFSKPRLKEFVLQTILSRGDERVSEILEGKSYRIYLQFLNAINVDAKLPWDFIDHGYKKSKLAEEFEKLKKVISNA
- a CDS encoding twin-arginine translocase subunit TatC, giving the protein MEAENWARILVEIRRNLIKIFALVTLVVVISFPFTPMIIQFVIEETYPKPVLSVEEIQRISEELQKSAEVLKNETNTSSALEELKKISRVVSPFVGPVVLTPTEVLILSVKISIAMGIASAIPYLLFLTSKALKFRGLLRTSTLYYGIFSLVLFILGTLYGFFIIRFVIQFLHNITVSQGVIPLYSLAEFVNFVLFLTFIFGFFFQIPVIMVFLVRNGILQYESIRQYRRHSYVLFFALAAIATPTVDIFTQTMLALPMILLFEIGLVFSKIFSPVRS
- a CDS encoding aspartate aminotransferase family protein — translated: MEKIDKILSDAERLDLVSPGRLFAYVYETGDEELDKVAKIALEKFYNKNMLDFTVYKSAIFFERAVVEFCKNLLHGKNAFGTFTFGGTESIILAVLSARNNFWKRMGKNKIPQLVVPFTIHSSFFKAAHYLGLKVKVFDVDENLKADAESLKSIIGSETALIAISAPNWPFGTIDPVKEIAEIAQDKGILLHVDACLGGFILPFFEKLGEKVEPFDFRVEGVTSISADVHKYGYAPKGASVVLFNSDELKKDSIFVNTSNPGYIFINTGVLSSRSLGPLASAFAVINYLGEKGYIKLAKDVLIARDKIYMGMKSLGFKSVAPIESSILSLYCNEIDMISFVSTMRDMGWHFHLQRGFEKYNIPTNIHLTISPIHRKTAEEFLHDAKKALETKKEIKINEIQIEKVLEEFKSGKIDSSIAPLLVGLFEPEAVDEIVKNLVIGLYG
- a CDS encoding histidinol phosphate phosphatase domain-containing protein, whose amino-acid sequence is MFDLHTHSVFSDGDLIPSEMIRRIASVGNEGFAITDHADFSNISFVLSNLLKLKDLDYEIDFLVGVEITHVPPELIGRAVELAWKEGAEIVVVHGETIAEPVAEGTNSSALNEEINILAHPGLISDGDAEKAKENGVYLEISARRGHSLTNGHVARIAEKFSCDLVINTDMHSPTDIINDSMAKKILAGAGVRDLESVLKNNEKLFRKLRK
- a CDS encoding family 1 encapsulin nanocompartment shell protein, whose product is MLGINPTLIVREKPYTKEELMEALRLAISAELDAINLYEQMAKFSMDENCKKIFLDVAREEKAHVGEFTALLLSLDSEQISELKDGFKEVEDKTGIKTALDGGGGYFATLSNAFMEGVTRTRRLVNLLPKTKVSAQSYRVDLISAEGDVKVVKREYRSIPLLTQRLLVGIRELSDGSYDPAIAVKAGEMLVMAEEKQIICGFMAGKKMKLGKWDTSEDCLDELMKAMREVAKFSAGPYAMILSPERFSKLLKVHEKGGKMLIEVLREIFSGGIIVTPVVEDRVIVFANSPSVLDVVIGHELELKELGPEQDSIAFLAMEALDLRLKTPEAVVVLE
- a CDS encoding cobalamin-binding protein; its protein translation is MKKIFAFILLICLTAIFCVQTEHSTIPKTEEKFESGFAFNLSIDDTGYSITAGNPQRIVSLSPSNTEILFAIGAGDRVVGVTDYCNYPPEVAELVAKGKIQRIGGYSTVNVERIISLKPDLVIASYGNGLATIEVLRKYTKVIAFDPKDIRGIERSILAIGVATGNYENAEKIVSEMEKRISEIKAREKSYKRVAHIVWNDPIWVSGKETFIDEAITIAGGINVFNFSGWRIVSVEDLIRANPEVIIVSSGSGMSGGRDVVYEWVMSDKRLKNVEAVKNGKVFVIDADIISRPGPRIVDALEQIYQLLNS